The genomic region TTCCCCAAGAATGTCTTTCCAAGCATCCAATGCATGAAACACACTCTCATCTGTGCCTTTTGAAATCGAATAAAAATTACTGACTCCAAAGGAGCTATCTAAGTCAGATTCGCCTTGAGGGAAAAATGTATCGACTTCCGGAGCGCCACCGTCGTGATGATGCAGAAATTCTATATAAGCCGCTGGCAATGGCTTGCCGACAAGATCAGACAACTCGTTGAAAAGTTGCGGGTCGCCACTGTATCCAAGCGTCGGCTTAGAGCCATCCGTCACGTTCAAACGCGCAATATCCATCTTTGCTCCTATTTCCTACGACGCACTTTGTTTTTAGGCGCACCATTAGGCCGCGCCCATTCGTAATATCCACCACGAGCTCCGACATCAGGATGAAGAACACGCCACCACAACGATCCTGGAGTGTGCTGTTCTCTTGGCACGAGCCGCATTACCCCAACGCGCCCAGAGGCAGTCGTAGAAGATGCATGCTCCCAAGTAAACCCTACGGGATCTCTGCGGCCACCCGATTTTGAGACGCGCTCCGTCACGCCTGGACTCAGCTTCTCCATCATAGCCGCGAACTCAGGATCCGCCATAATTGCGTTGTGGAGCGCCTCATTGGCTCTATTAAAGTGTACCTGTCTGCCTCGTCCAAAATCGATTCTTTTCAGTTGCATTTCAAACGCTGTGCTATAGA from Capsulimonas corticalis harbors:
- a CDS encoding SMI1/KNR4 family protein, yielding MDIARLNVTDGSKPTLGYSGDPQLFNELSDLVGKPLPAAYIEFLHHHDGGAPEVDTFFPQGESDLDSSFGVSNFYSISKGTDESVFHALDAWKDILGEHLLPIAYDGGNNQIYLDLNDDIPSVWLWLHDEGEDEFEDEEADVQEEGDGEDDDEDGEYYYVVKIADSFEEFIDGLTIHPDCD